Part of the Rhodopirellula islandica genome is shown below.
TTATTACCCGCTCTATTTGTTGGGGCTGGACCAGGCCAAGGCGGGTGACATGCCGCCGTATGGGGTTTGGATCGGCAACGTGGTGTTGTCCGGTGTCGGCATGGTCTTGGTCGCTCGCGTGCGGCGGTATTGAAGGTTAAAGCGACCAGGAACGGTTCGCCACACGTTCTGTTCGACGGGGTAGGTTTGGTTTTACAATCACAGGTGTCGTTTGATTTTCAAACCCACTGCACCTGTTGAGGAATTTCCATGCTGTTCCGACGTTGTGAAGCCAGTCCCCTTCGAGTCTCGTATTCGGCGTTGTTGTTCGCTGGAGTTCTGTTTGCCGGTTCGGTTGGGTCGGCTTCGGTCGTCAACGCAGAAGTGCAGACACAAACGATTGTTTACAACGACGGCGACGTGGTGCTGGAAGGGTTCCTGGCATTCGACACCAAGGTTCGTCCTGCGGGAACACAGTCTGACGCGGGGAAACCGGGCGTGTTGGTGGTCCATCAGTGGATGGGGCTGACGGATTATGAACGTCGGCGTTGCCGTCAGTTGGCTGAACTGGGCTACATCGCCTTTGCACTGGATATCTATGGCCGTGGCGATCGGCCGAAGGACACGACCGAGGCGGCTGAGTTTGCGGGCAAGTACAAAAGTGATCGAGAGCTTTACCGACGTCGCCTGAATTTGGGGTTGGACCAACTTCGCAAAGCGGACAACGTTGCCACAGATCAGTTGGCTGCGATTGGGTATTGCTTCGGCGGAACAGGAGCGATCGAACTGGCTCGCAGTGGCGCGGACGTCCAGGGCATCGTCAGTTTCCATGGAGGGTTGGATTCACCGACCCCAGAAGACGGCGGCAACATCCAAGCGAAAATTTTGGTCTGCCATGGCGCCGACGACCCCTTTGTTCCTGAGGCCGAAATCGAAGCCATGATCGCGGAGTTCAACGAACATGACGTCGATTGGCAGATGAACGTTTATGCCCACGCGGTCCACTCGTTCACGCAGCCAATGGCTGGCAACGACAACAGCAAAGGCGCGGCCTACAACGAAAAGGCTGACCTGCGTTCGTGGGACGCCATGCGGGTGTTCTTCCACGAACTGTTCGCGAAAAACTAGTGGTCTGTCAAAGTTAAAAGTTAGGGTTGTTCGTAGTGGACGAGGCGACGAGTCCTTGGTTTTGACGCCAGTTCAGGACTCGTCGCCTCGTCCACTACCCTAAAAACAAGTCCTCACAGACCACTAGCGAGTCGTCGCCAAACCATTTCGCTGGTTCTTGGTCGTGACACCAATCGGCGGAATGCTGGTCGAGCAATGATGTTTCGGCAGTGGTTACTGCCGGCGCTCTCGTCGTGAGGCATCCATTTCTCGCGACTTGCGTTGAGCTTTTTGCTTGGCTTTGAATCGTTTCTTGCGTTTTTCGTCTTTCAGGCGGGCGGCTTCTTCCGCTTCGGCCACCACTTTCTCTGTGAGGATTCGTTCTCGCTGCATTGTCGCAGGAGTTTCCAGCGTGAGTTGGCCCAGGCCTCCGGTTCGATACTCTTGGATCAAGATCCGCGACGCTCGTTCCAGGTCGACTCGGTTGTTCCGGCCCAGGCAGCCTCGCCGACGACCGATGTCTTCGATCACGGCCATCTCGGTTTCGGCAATGGATTCCAGGCCAAAACGTTGGGCCAGGCGATCAGGGTATTGATCCATCAAGTATCGGGCGGCGAAGAATCCCACATCGGTGTAGTCCATCGCGGTGTCTTTGATCGAACCGATCAGTGCCAACCGGTACCCACTGCTGACGTTGTGCACTTTGGGCCAGAGCATTCCGGGGGTGTCCCAGAGGATCACACCGTCGCCGATGTCGACTTTTTGTTGGTGCTGCGTGACGGCGGGTGTGTTGCCCGTTTTGGCGACTTTTCGACCCGCTAGAAAGTTGATGATCGTTGATTTGCCAACGTTTGGAATGCCCATCACCATCGCGTTGATTAGGCGTCCTTTGCGGTGGGGGCACATCCCGATCAAGGCGGATTTCAATCGCCGAATGGTGGGCACGTCATCGGTGGTGACCGCGCGAGCGCGGGTGGAGCTGGAGCTGTTCAGAGCGTCCAGCCACTCCTCGGTGAGACGCGGATCGGCCAAGTCCGATTTGGTCAGCACCTTCAAGCTGGCTTTGTCGCCGCGAAATTCGGCCAGCATTGGGTTTTCGCTCGAATAGGGAATCCGAGCGTCGATGATCTCCATCACCACGTCGACCTTGGGCAAAGCGGCCTGGATTTCCAGGCGAGCCTTGTGCATGTGGCCGGGGAACCATTGGATCGACATGATCAGCGTGTTTGGTGAGCGGGTTGGAGGAACGGCTGGCCAAGGGTGTCGAACGAGTCGATCTGCCCTGCCAGCTCATTTCCGAAAAGGTTGCCCCTCCAGTGTCACACACTGAGATGAAATTTTCTAACCCTGTTTGGCTGGTTCAAGCGGCCGAAATCTCGAGCGGGGCCTTGGCTTTGGCCGTGAACAAGCCGTAAATCGCTATCACGCCGAAGCAGACGAGGGGCAGAACAAACGACAAATTGAGTGACCATGTGTCGATCAAGTAGCCTTGCAGCGGCGGCATGATGGATCCGCCGGCGATCGCCATCACCAACCCGGCGGCACCCAATTTGGCATCATCGCCGACGCGGTCCAGGGCGATGCCGTAAATCGTTGGGAACATCAAGGACATGCAGCCCGAAACGCCGACCAAGGCCCAAAGTCCGGTTTGCCCACCGACAAGCATCACGGGAACCAGCAGCCCCATCGCACCGGTGGCCAACACCAACAGCAAGGCCCCGGGTTGGACATACTTCAGCAAGAACGTGCAGACAAATCGGGCCACAGCAAACAGCACCATGGAGTAGAGCGTGAACGACGAAGCGGACGCGGCTGCCTCTCCGGCGGACAACCCTTCAGCCATGTAAACCGCTTTGCCGTACTGTGCCGTGAAGGTCCAGCACATGATTTGGGCGCCAACGTAAAAGGCTTGGGCAATGACTCCGCCAACATAGCGTGAGTTCGCGAACAGCCGGCGGAGCGTTCCGACGATGTCCAGCGACGTGTCGGAATCTTGGTTGTGCGGCATCTTTTTGACCAGGATCAACACGAACATGGTCACGATGACCAAGCCAATCGCCACGTAGGGACCACGGACGATCGCCAGATCCGAGAACTTCATTGCATCAAACTGCTCGACGGGTAGCTTCGCTCGTTCGGGACCATCCAATGCATTGATATTGGAAAGGATGGCGTACTTGGCAGTCAGGATGCCAACGATGGATCCGAGTGGGTTGAAAGATTGAGCCAGATTCAAACGTTGGGTCGCCGTTGAGGCAGGGCCCATCGAAAGGATGTAGGGGTTCGCGCTGGTTTCAAGGAAACTCAAGCCGCATGTCATCACGAAGAACGCGATCAAAAATGGCATGAATTCACCCACGCTGGCCGCAGGAATGAACGCCAATCCGCCCAGGGCATACAATGCCAGGCCAACCAACAGGCCGGTTTTGTAGGAGAACTTTTTGATGAACAAAGCGGCGGGCAACGCCATGAAGCAGTAGCCGCCGTAAAACGCGAACTGCACAAAGGAGCTGGCAAAGTTACTCTGATTGAAAATGCGGCCGAACGCCTCCACCAGCGGGTTGGTAATGTCGTTTGCGAATCCCCACAGGGCGAAGCAAAACGTCGTCAGCACAAACGCGACCAGATAACTCTTGGGAACCACTTCAACTGAATTTTGCGATTCGGCGACGGTTGGTTCGGGCATGAGTTTTTTGAGCAGAAGTTGGAGGGACGATGAAAGCAACCGCCACGCCTCATTCAGAGGCGTGGGGTGAGTATCCGTTCGGCAATGAGTTCGTTTTGGCGGAGTGGCACCCGTTGCCTGGTGTTCCACAAAGGGTTCGCCGAAGGGAGCACGCCCATCCGCTAACCTTCCACAAGACAGAAAACGTTTCCCAAAAGGCGAGTGTCCAGCAAATGATAGCGGCTTGATTCACACAAAGGGGTACGAGACGTTGATCAATCCGTCGTGTTTCATCGATGCCCAGAATTCGGCAGGCGGTTGTGCCGATACGAGCCGAACATTCTGAGCGATCCGGTTGGGCTGGCTGCTGTTCAACGCGGTCGCAACCACACCCGGAGGTGACATGCCAAAGGCCACACAGGCTTCGGCCGGGGGAACATTGAATTGTTCGCAGTGCCTTTGGAATTGCCGCCGCCATTCGAGCAACTCTTGGTCTTCGGCGGTTTCTCCCGTGACCTTTCGGTAGTCGTAGTGGTTGCCACCGGTTAGGAATCCAGCATGGAAAACGGCTGAGTTGATCACGCTGATGCTCTGTCGCCGCAGCGTTTCAACGAAGTCCAGCAAGGGTTGCGGATGATTCCGAACGGTGAGGCTGGTCGCGAGCATGACCCAGTCCAAAGGGAAGTCACGGGTCAAGGCTTCGGAGACCTGCCAATCTTTCGAGCCCACCCCGATCGCCAGAACCTCACCGCGGTCACGCAATTCGCTGAGGGCTTGGTAGGCACCCAGAATGTCGTCCCAACGTCGTTTTCGATCGTCCTTGCTGGACGCCGCCGCCAAGTATTCATCCGGATCATGGACCGAGACCAACTGCGGGCGGTAGGGGGCCATCAGCTCGCAGCCTTGTTCCCAGCATCGCAGGATTCCGTTGTAGCTGATGTCTTGGACCGCATCGTGTTCCAGCCCGACCCATGCCCCCGGTTCAAAGGTTGGCTCCGGAGTTTTCAGGGGCACCCGGCGCCAGCCCAGTTTATTGCTGATCAGGATTTGTGCGGGTTTGACCTGCAGTGACCGCAAAGCATCGGCCATGCATTCCAATGCCAGTCCAGCACCGTATTTGCCGGCAGAGTCTGCCGCGACGATGCCCTCACAATGTTCAAACCATTCTGAAACGATCGACCGCTTGGTGTCGCGGTCGATTGCTTGGTAGAGGTTGCCCAACGCACTGGTGCCAAACACGATTGGCGGAAGCAGGTTGCCAATCGAGGCAGCATTCGCCTCTTCAGTTGGTTGAGACGCGGTCGACTCGGGCATCAGTGGGTGACCTTCAGGACGTAAGCAAATTTCGACGCTTTTTCCTGGGGAAGTGAAACGGTGACGCCCGATGCGTTGCGTTCCCATTCCAGTGGTTCTTCGGCCCCAAGCAAGACGATTGACGCGATCTCCTCTGGATAAAGTTCGCTGCCTGCGGCCAGTGTCTTGATTGTGACCTGGTTGCTGTCAGGCCACTTCAGGCCATGCACGTACAATGCGTTGTTGTTGGTGGTGAATCGCAAGTCTTCCGAGGTGAACGGTTTGTCTTTGGATTCCGACACGTGGCCTTCGGAGACCGAAGTTGGCCCTTCGCCAAACGTTTTCCAGTAGGTCGTTTCGTAGATGGCTTCGCCGTTGACCTTCAACCAATCGCCGATCGCTTTCAGGATGGCTTGATCCTCTTCTGGGATCGTGCCGTCGGCGCGGGGGCCAACATTCAACAACAAGCAACCATTCTTGCTGACGATGTCGACGAGGTCGTTCACCAAGCGCTCAGGTGTCTTGTAGCGTTGGTTTTGAGTGTAACCCCAGGAACTGGAACTGACGGCGGTGTCGGTTTGCCAAAACGGTTTGCGGATCTCGGCCATTTTCGAACGTTCTTTGTCCAGCACCGCAGCGGATTCGGGGAACGCATTGAATTTGTAGTTGATGATTCCAAGATCGGAGTCATCGCCGGAGGTTTTGTTGTAGTAGTAAGCCGCGAATTTCTGCAGGTGCTCGGCGTACGAATTGTTCTCGTGGGTTGAATCGCTGTGCTTGGGTGTGATGCCAAAGTCGAACCAGAAGACATCGGGTTGATACTTGTCCACCAATTCGCAAGATCGAGCGAGCCAGTCGTCTTTGAATTGCTTGTCCTGGGGTGTGAAGTTGTGCTGGTAGTCCCAGGCGTTGTCTTCGAACAAGAACGGCATCGGGCGACCGTAGAGGTCCGCGAACTTTGGATCAGCGTTGTCGAAGGATTCGTCACGGACGTAGAACATCCAGTTGAAGGCACGGTGGCTGCTAACGCCAAACTTCATGCCCTCCGCACGAACGGCTTCGGAGAGTTCTTGAATCACGTCGCGTTTGGGGCCCATTTCGGAGGCGTCCCAGCGAGTGAACGCACAGTCGTACATCGGGAACCCATCGTGATGTTCGGCAACCGGAATGACGTAGCGGGCTCCCGTGTCTTTGAAGAGTTGCGCCCATTCTTGCGCGTCAAACTTTTCCGCTTTGAATTGCGGGATGAAGTCCTTGTATCCAAACGTCTTTTGAGGACCGTAAGTGTCAACGTGATGCTGGAAGAAGTTGTCGCCACGGCGGTCGCGATTGATGTACATCTGGCGTGGGTACCATTCGCTGCCGTATGCAGGAACGCTGTAGGCACCCCAGTGGATGAAGATGCCGAATTTTGCATCCTTGTACCACTGTGGGATTTGGTACTTCTCCAGCGAATCCCAGTTCGCTTGGTAGGGGCCATCCGAGATGGTGGCGTGGATGGTTTCGAGCGCTGGGTCAACCTGGGGGTGAGGCAAGGTCGCTGGGTGAGGCTTGGTTGGGGCTTGTGCCAAGGCGGGTTGGAGCGTGGTCCACGCCAACATCGCCATCAAAACAATCCGGGATTTCATGCTGCTGCTCATCGCTTAGTGGGGTCGAAAGCGTCTTCAGGAGGCGTTTCTGTTCAGCTAGTTTCCACTGAGCCGGCCGGAATCCCATAGCCGAGTTTGTTTTTTAGATAGCTATTTTTAAACGGGTGCGATTGCACTGGGCCGCAGCAACTCGGGACTCGTTTGGGACGCTCATTGGTCGTGCTCAGGGGCGAGCTTCGTAGAGTCGCTGGCCTTCGTCGTTGTAGAATTCGATCAACAGGTTCTCGCCCGCGGTGACCGAAAGGAAGCCGCCGCTGGGTTCCGGGGAGAGGAATGGCTGCTCGATCAACGCTTCTGGATCGGTCCCTTTGGGCGATCCCGGTGGGACTCCCATTCGCGAGTTTTCGTCATTCAAGGCGCCGCAAGCAAATTCTTGGACACCCGAGGGATGGATGCTGTGGTACTGCCAATGACGATCGCCGCAGATCGTCATGAAGCGTTCGATTTTGTTGGTTTCCAACCACTCAAAGAACTCATTTGCTTCGTGCCGGAAGCCTTTCAGATTCGCGTGGTTGTCTTTTTTATAGGCGTCGTCCGGGCCGACCAATGGAGTCGGCGAAATCAACAGTTTCCATTTCGCATCGCTGGCCTTCAGTGTGTCCTGAAGCCATTGCTTTTGTTCTTCACCCCACAGTGTTTTCTTGGGACCGTCTTTCATGCGATTGAGCGAGCGGTAGTCACGGCCTTCTGTCAGCCAAATTTGAAGGTGCTGATTGACACGAAACGTTCGATAGGTCGGCGATTCTTGATCGCCGGCGGGGACAATTGGCAACTGCTCTCGAAAAACGTCGATGCCGGTTTGAGGAAGTGGCAGCCGATCTTTGCCATGGTCGGAATCGTTGAAGCGAAAGTCGTGATCGTCTTTGGACCAGTAGCCTGGGACCTCTTTTAAAAAGTCAATCAACCGCGGGAAGCGAAATTGCTCGTGCCAGCATTGCCGCAGTTCGGGCAACGTCTCGGCATTGCGATACGGGTTGTCGTAATAAACGATGTCGCCGGTGGCAACGAAGAAAGCGGGGGACTGTTCTCGCATTTGAACGAGCGCAGGGTAGCCCAATCGTTTGTCTTCGTCGGTGGCGGTCAGCGGACCTGAGGCTCGGGCTTGGTTTCCATGCAGGAACTTGTTGTAGTTCATGCAGCTGAAGACCAGGAACTGAATGGGGGCTTCGGAAACCTCGGAAGGAAGTGTTTGAAAATGACCGATCGGTTCCAGTGGCTGTTCGCCCTCCGGCGAGGAAGCGAGCACTCGGAAGTGGTAACGCGTTCCCGGCTTGAGCGAGGACACCTTGTGGCGAGCGATGAAGTCGTTGTCGCGATTGGCTGACAGAGGTTCGCTTGATTGCGACGATTCAAAGTTGGGGGAGGTGGACCATTCGAAACGAACCGTTCCCGTTTGACCGGGAAGGT
Proteins encoded:
- the ylqF gene encoding ribosome biogenesis GTPase YlqF, with product MSIQWFPGHMHKARLEIQAALPKVDVVMEIIDARIPYSSENPMLAEFRGDKASLKVLTKSDLADPRLTEEWLDALNSSSSTRARAVTTDDVPTIRRLKSALIGMCPHRKGRLINAMVMGIPNVGKSTIINFLAGRKVAKTGNTPAVTQHQQKVDIGDGVILWDTPGMLWPKVHNVSSGYRLALIGSIKDTAMDYTDVGFFAARYLMDQYPDRLAQRFGLESIAETEMAVIEDIGRRRGCLGRNNRVDLERASRILIQEYRTGGLGQLTLETPATMQRERILTEKVVAEAEEAARLKDEKRKKRFKAKQKAQRKSREMDASRRERRQ
- a CDS encoding aldo/keto reductase, which codes for MPESTASQPTEEANAASIGNLLPPIVFGTSALGNLYQAIDRDTKRSIVSEWFEHCEGIVAADSAGKYGAGLALECMADALRSLQVKPAQILISNKLGWRRVPLKTPEPTFEPGAWVGLEHDAVQDISYNGILRCWEQGCELMAPYRPQLVSVHDPDEYLAAASSKDDRKRRWDDILGAYQALSELRDRGEVLAIGVGSKDWQVSEALTRDFPLDWVMLATSLTVRNHPQPLLDFVETLRRQSISVINSAVFHAGFLTGGNHYDYRKVTGETAEDQELLEWRRQFQRHCEQFNVPPAEACVAFGMSPPGVVATALNSSQPNRIAQNVRLVSAQPPAEFWASMKHDGLINVSYPFV
- a CDS encoding alpha-L-fucosidase translates to MSSSMKSRIVLMAMLAWTTLQPALAQAPTKPHPATLPHPQVDPALETIHATISDGPYQANWDSLEKYQIPQWYKDAKFGIFIHWGAYSVPAYGSEWYPRQMYINRDRRGDNFFQHHVDTYGPQKTFGYKDFIPQFKAEKFDAQEWAQLFKDTGARYVIPVAEHHDGFPMYDCAFTRWDASEMGPKRDVIQELSEAVRAEGMKFGVSSHRAFNWMFYVRDESFDNADPKFADLYGRPMPFLFEDNAWDYQHNFTPQDKQFKDDWLARSCELVDKYQPDVFWFDFGITPKHSDSTHENNSYAEHLQKFAAYYYNKTSGDDSDLGIINYKFNAFPESAAVLDKERSKMAEIRKPFWQTDTAVSSSSWGYTQNQRYKTPERLVNDLVDIVSKNGCLLLNVGPRADGTIPEEDQAILKAIGDWLKVNGEAIYETTYWKTFGEGPTSVSEGHVSESKDKPFTSEDLRFTTNNNALYVHGLKWPDSNQVTIKTLAAGSELYPEEIASIVLLGAEEPLEWERNASGVTVSLPQEKASKFAYVLKVTH
- a CDS encoding dienelactone hydrolase family protein, producing MLFRRCEASPLRVSYSALLFAGVLFAGSVGSASVVNAEVQTQTIVYNDGDVVLEGFLAFDTKVRPAGTQSDAGKPGVLVVHQWMGLTDYERRRCRQLAELGYIAFALDIYGRGDRPKDTTEAAEFAGKYKSDRELYRRRLNLGLDQLRKADNVATDQLAAIGYCFGGTGAIELARSGADVQGIVSFHGGLDSPTPEDGGNIQAKILVCHGADDPFVPEAEIEAMIAEFNEHDVDWQMNVYAHAVHSFTQPMAGNDNSKGAAYNEKADLRSWDAMRVFFHELFAKN
- the fucP gene encoding L-fucose:H+ symporter permease, whose product is MPEPTVAESQNSVEVVPKSYLVAFVLTTFCFALWGFANDITNPLVEAFGRIFNQSNFASSFVQFAFYGGYCFMALPAALFIKKFSYKTGLLVGLALYALGGLAFIPAASVGEFMPFLIAFFVMTCGLSFLETSANPYILSMGPASTATQRLNLAQSFNPLGSIVGILTAKYAILSNINALDGPERAKLPVEQFDAMKFSDLAIVRGPYVAIGLVIVTMFVLILVKKMPHNQDSDTSLDIVGTLRRLFANSRYVGGVIAQAFYVGAQIMCWTFTAQYGKAVYMAEGLSAGEAAASASSFTLYSMVLFAVARFVCTFLLKYVQPGALLLVLATGAMGLLVPVMLVGGQTGLWALVGVSGCMSLMFPTIYGIALDRVGDDAKLGAAGLVMAIAGGSIMPPLQGYLIDTWSLNLSFVLPLVCFGVIAIYGLFTAKAKAPLEISAA
- a CDS encoding alkaline phosphatase D family protein encodes the protein MLRRLALTFLAFGIGSLSVQAQQRFLGQGVMSGEVTSTSVLLQTRLTTQEGLDETGDLPGQTGTVRFEWSTSPNFESSQSSEPLSANRDNDFIARHKVSSLKPGTRYHFRVLASSPEGEQPLEPIGHFQTLPSEVSEAPIQFLVFSCMNYNKFLHGNQARASGPLTATDEDKRLGYPALVQMREQSPAFFVATGDIVYYDNPYRNAETLPELRQCWHEQFRFPRLIDFLKEVPGYWSKDDHDFRFNDSDHGKDRLPLPQTGIDVFREQLPIVPAGDQESPTYRTFRVNQHLQIWLTEGRDYRSLNRMKDGPKKTLWGEEQKQWLQDTLKASDAKWKLLISPTPLVGPDDAYKKDNHANLKGFRHEANEFFEWLETNKIERFMTICGDRHWQYHSIHPSGVQEFACGALNDENSRMGVPPGSPKGTDPEALIEQPFLSPEPSGGFLSVTAGENLLIEFYNDEGQRLYEARP